One Myxococcales bacterium genomic region harbors:
- a CDS encoding Fis family transcriptional regulator codes for MRSRVFSTLFTVGTLVAITACSVTTTTTDPGGTGPTGSSETPAEPSDPELAGIVAAHNEVRAGVSPAPASPLGKLAWSEEDAAVARAYAEKCVFSHNKDRGTRGENLYASSGSSSAAEVVKSWASEVSDYDYATNKCSGVCGHYTQVVWGATTHLGCAKKTCTTNSPFGNKGSWEIWVCNYSPPGNFVGKKPY; via the coding sequence ATGCGATCCCGCGTCTTCTCCACGCTCTTCACCGTCGGCACCCTCGTCGCGATCACGGCGTGCTCCGTCACGACCACCACGACGGACCCGGGCGGCACGGGCCCCACGGGCTCGAGCGAGACCCCGGCCGAGCCGAGCGATCCCGAGCTCGCGGGGATCGTCGCCGCCCACAACGAGGTGCGCGCGGGCGTGAGCCCTGCACCCGCGAGCCCGCTCGGCAAGCTCGCGTGGTCCGAGGAGGACGCGGCCGTGGCGCGCGCGTACGCCGAGAAGTGCGTCTTTTCGCACAACAAGGACCGAGGCACCCGCGGAGAAAACCTCTACGCCTCGTCGGGCTCGTCGAGCGCGGCCGAGGTGGTGAAGAGCTGGGCCAGCGAGGTGTCGGACTACGACTACGCGACGAACAAGTGCTCCGGAGTATGTGGACACTACACGCAAGTCGTGTGGGGGGCGACGACCCACCTTGGCTGCGCGAAGAAGACGTGCACGACCAATAGCCCCTTCGGCAACAAGGGCTCGTGGGAGATCTGGGTCTGCAACTACAGCCCCCCGGGCAACTTCGTGGGCAAGAAGCCATATTGA
- a CDS encoding enoyl-CoA hydratase/isomerase family protein: protein MPTVRTLVEDSVATLVLDDEPRKNAMTPELGDALRDAVRALVPRRDVRAVILTGAGEAFSGGGDLTMLERLRHVTKEESKATMLAFYARYLSILDLEVPTIAAVRGPAIGAGLSVALACDMCICAEDAKLASNFARLGLYPGMGTTYFLERRVGALRASELLLTGRRFSGVEAAAWGIANEAVPSADVLARAWALAAEIAHSSPATVRELKATLAPNRVLLEAALDHEASCQSTSYKGQDLAEGLASVRERRTPRFADPEEPEPPTIKPD, encoded by the coding sequence ATGCCTACGGTGAGAACGCTCGTCGAGGACTCGGTCGCCACGCTCGTGCTGGACGACGAGCCCCGCAAGAACGCCATGACCCCCGAGCTCGGCGATGCCCTGCGCGACGCGGTGCGTGCCCTCGTGCCCCGGCGCGACGTGCGCGCCGTGATCCTCACCGGAGCGGGTGAAGCCTTCTCGGGCGGCGGCGATTTGACGATGCTCGAGCGCCTGCGCCACGTGACGAAGGAAGAGTCGAAGGCGACCATGCTCGCGTTCTACGCGCGCTACTTGTCGATCCTCGACCTCGAGGTGCCCACGATCGCCGCCGTTCGCGGGCCGGCCATCGGCGCGGGCCTCTCCGTGGCCCTCGCGTGCGACATGTGCATTTGCGCCGAGGACGCGAAGCTCGCGAGCAACTTCGCGAGGCTCGGGCTGTACCCTGGCATGGGCACCACCTACTTCCTCGAGCGTCGCGTGGGGGCGCTGCGAGCCTCCGAGCTCCTCCTCACGGGGCGCCGCTTCTCGGGCGTCGAGGCCGCCGCGTGGGGCATCGCGAACGAGGCTGTCCCCTCGGCCGACGTGCTCGCGCGAGCGTGGGCCCTCGCCGCCGAAATCGCGCACTCGTCCCCCGCCACCGTGCGCGAGCTCAAGGCCACGCTCGCGCCGAACCGTGTGTTGCTCGAGGCCGCGCTCGACCACGAAGCGAGCTGCCAGTCGACGAGCTACAAGGGCCAAGACCTCGCCGAAGGCCTCGCCTCGGTGCGCGAACGAAGGACGCCTAGGTTCGCCGATCCCGAAGAGCCCGAGCCGCCGACCATCAAGCCCGACTGA
- the fusA gene encoding elongation factor G yields MPRDIPLTRLRTLGIMAHIDAGKTTCAERILYFCGKIRKTGEVHDGTAALDHLPEEQKHGITITAAATTVAWSPKQGVYEGLEHRLQLVDTPGHIDFTIEVERSLRVLDGAIFVLDAASGVECQSETVYRQAERHHVPVICFVNKIDKPGADLSLCVDDLRERLGARPVVLHVPVDGGRVLLDVVREVSLTFDDDRSYVVGPVPEAYREVLAEARRKVVEACADVSDAVLATFCEGRPVAAVDLERALRKGTLESKLLVVVCGSALKNRGIPQLLDAVVSYLPSPADLPPATGQGPRGEESRPADDSHDTPLAALAFKTTSDKSAGFLTFVRIYSGVLRAGQAVRVMPRDVRDRVARMYVLHADTREPIDEAHAGAIVAITGASTVRTGDTLCDMSHPVTLERILAPEPVALVSIEPKTSADRERLSSAIGKMLVEDPSLRVSTSEDTGQLVLGGMGALHLEIVVARLLSHHGVAVTMGKPQVAYRETLAKAARAEYRHIRQSGGTGQYACVTLSVAPSERGSGITFVDATVGGAVPKELVAAVEKGVRGAASRGVFAGYPVVDAEVRLVDGATHVKDSSPAAFEIAASLAFKRAALEAGHVLLEPLAHAEIVVPEAMVGSVVGDLQSRRGTVRSIAPRGASVVVTAEMPLSSTFDWVSRLRGITGGRGTAVVKADGYGELPETEARVLLTPA; encoded by the coding sequence ATGCCTCGCGACATCCCCCTCACTCGCCTCCGTACCCTCGGGATCATGGCCCACATCGACGCCGGCAAGACCACCTGCGCCGAACGAATCCTCTATTTTTGCGGCAAAATCCGCAAAACAGGGGAAGTTCACGATGGCACCGCCGCGCTCGATCACCTCCCCGAAGAGCAGAAGCACGGCATCACGATCACCGCCGCGGCGACCACCGTCGCTTGGTCTCCCAAACAGGGAGTCTACGAAGGTCTCGAGCACAGGCTCCAGCTCGTCGACACTCCCGGGCACATCGACTTCACCATCGAGGTGGAGCGATCGCTCCGTGTGCTCGACGGCGCCATCTTCGTGCTCGACGCGGCGAGCGGCGTCGAGTGCCAATCGGAGACCGTCTACCGCCAAGCCGAGCGGCACCACGTCCCCGTCATCTGCTTCGTGAACAAGATCGACAAACCCGGCGCCGACCTCTCGCTCTGCGTCGACGATCTCCGAGAACGGCTCGGCGCTCGTCCCGTCGTCCTCCACGTCCCGGTCGACGGGGGCCGCGTGCTCCTCGACGTCGTGCGCGAGGTATCTCTCACGTTCGACGACGATCGATCCTACGTCGTGGGCCCCGTCCCCGAGGCCTATCGCGAGGTCCTCGCCGAAGCTCGGCGAAAGGTCGTCGAGGCGTGCGCCGACGTGTCCGACGCGGTGCTCGCGACGTTCTGCGAGGGCCGCCCGGTCGCGGCCGTGGATCTCGAGCGCGCCCTGCGCAAGGGCACCCTCGAGTCGAAGCTGCTCGTCGTCGTGTGCGGATCCGCGCTGAAAAACCGCGGCATTCCGCAGCTCCTCGACGCCGTCGTCTCCTATCTTCCTTCCCCGGCCGACTTGCCACCGGCGACAGGCCAGGGGCCACGAGGAGAGGAGTCTCGCCCCGCGGACGACTCGCACGACACGCCCCTCGCGGCCTTGGCCTTCAAGACCACGAGCGACAAGAGCGCGGGCTTCCTCACGTTCGTACGGATCTACTCCGGCGTTCTCCGCGCCGGGCAGGCCGTGCGCGTGATGCCCCGCGACGTACGTGATCGCGTGGCGCGGATGTACGTGCTCCACGCCGACACGCGCGAGCCCATCGACGAGGCACACGCGGGCGCCATCGTGGCCATCACCGGCGCGAGCACGGTGCGCACGGGGGACACGCTCTGCGACATGTCGCACCCCGTGACGCTCGAGCGCATCCTCGCGCCCGAGCCGGTCGCGCTCGTCTCGATCGAGCCCAAGACCTCGGCCGATCGTGAGCGCCTCTCGTCGGCCATCGGGAAGATGCTCGTCGAGGACCCTTCGCTTCGCGTGTCGACCTCGGAGGACACCGGGCAGCTCGTCCTCGGCGGCATGGGCGCGCTCCACCTCGAGATCGTGGTGGCGCGGCTCTTGTCGCACCACGGCGTCGCGGTGACGATGGGCAAACCCCAGGTCGCGTACCGCGAGACCCTCGCGAAGGCCGCACGTGCAGAATACAGGCACATTCGGCAGTCGGGAGGTACCGGACAGTACGCGTGTGTCACGCTCTCGGTCGCCCCGAGCGAGCGCGGGAGCGGCATCACCTTCGTCGACGCGACGGTGGGTGGCGCCGTCCCGAAGGAGCTCGTCGCGGCCGTGGAGAAGGGAGTCCGAGGCGCGGCGAGCCGCGGTGTCTTCGCGGGGTATCCCGTGGTCGACGCCGAGGTCCGCCTCGTCGACGGCGCGACTCACGTCAAAGACTCCAGCCCAGCGGCCTTCGAAATCGCGGCGTCGCTCGCCTTCAAGCGCGCGGCCCTGGAGGCCGGTCACGTTCTGCTCGAACCGCTCGCGCACGCTGAAATCGTGGTCCCCGAGGCCATGGTGGGGAGCGTCGTGGGCGACCTCCAGAGCCGACGTGGGACGGTACGCAGCATCGCCCCGCGCGGCGCCTCGGTGGTCGTCACCGCCGAGATGCCGCTCTCGTCCACCTTCGACTGGGTCTCTCGCCTGCGCGGCATCACCGGCGGGCGCGGGACCGCGGTCGTCAAAGCAGACGGATACGGCGAGCTGCCCGAAACCGAGGCGCGCGTGCTGCTGACGCCCGCCTGA